In Acinetobacter wanghuae, the sequence CTAACTTACCTGAAGCGATGGATCTTGTACATTCACGTCATCCAAACGTGGATATGGGTGAACGCATCATTCCATTAACCTCAGATATCTTCATTGACCGTAAAGACTTTGAAGAAGTACCACCGAAAGGCTTCAAACGTTTGATTCCGGGCGGTGAAGTACGTTTACGTCATGCCTATGTCATTAAGTGTGATGACGTGATTAAAAACGAAAATGGTGATGTGATTGAGCTGAAATGTTCAATTGACCCTGAAACGTTGGGTAAAAACCCTGAAGGTCGTAAAGTCAAAGGTGTCGTGCATTGGGTATCTGCAAGCAAAGGTATCCCTGCTGAAGTACGTATCTATGATCGTTTGTTCACTGAATCGGATCCAGAAGTGGGTGATGACTTCCTTGCTAATTTAAACCCTGAATCATTAAAAGTGGTTCAAGCGGTGATTGAGCCAGCACTGGCTGAAGCAAAACCTGAAGATCGTTTCCAATTTGAACGTGAGGGTTATTTTGTTGCCGATCAATATGATCATACAACAGCAAAACCTGTGTTTAACCGTATTCTGGATTTGAAAGACAGCTTTAAACCAGCGAAATAATCATTGACACGAAAAAGCTCAACGTTCAGTTGGGCTTTTTTTATGGAAAATAAAAAAATGATCGTACGTGATAAAAGTAATAGCTTCGGATTGTTATTTGCATGGCATGGCACGATTTTGCCAAAAGTGCTACCCGCTTTAGTGTTGGTATTTAGCCTGTCTGCGATTTTGGTTTATCTTCGGCATGCACATTTAATGAGTTTTCCGGCAGTGCCAGCCATCGGGTTTACTATCTTTGGTGTCATTCTGTCGATATTTTTAAGTTTTCGAAATAATGCATGCTATGACCGTTGGTGGGAAGGGCGCAAGCTCTGGGGTGCTTTAATCGCAACGACACGTCATTTAAGCCGTGATAGCTATGTGTTAGATGATCAAGCCCGTGAAGTGCTTTTGCAGCGTATGATGCTATTTACGCATTTATTACGTGATCGTTACGTCAAAGTTCAAACAGTATTCAACATTATCAAGACGTGACAGCATTCACTGAGCAAGATTTTCAAAGTATTCGCAATCGTGTGAATCCATCGCAATGGGTTTTAGAGCAGATCCAAAAAGATTTGGTGAGTCGTTATCGGCAGGGTGAAATCAGCGATATTATTTACCATCAATTAAATCAGCATACCGTTGCCTTGGGTAATATTCAAGCGGGATGTGATCGTATTCTATCAACACCATTGCCTTTTGCTTATTCAGTACTTTTACATCGTGCGGTGTATTCGTTTTGCTTTATCTTACCCTTTAGCTTGGAAGCAAGCCTCGGGCTTTGGGCACCCATTCTCGTGGTGTTAATTGCCTATCTGTTTTTGGGCTTAGACGAACTGAGCAGTGAATTGGAAGAGCCCTTTGGCACACAAGATAACGACCTAGCGCTCGATTCAATCGTACGTTTAATTGAGCGTGAAACCTTAAGCTCAATGGATAAAGAGATTCCTGAGTCATTGGTAGCTCAAAAAGGCTTCATTACCTAAATTATATTTTGCCACGCTCAAGCTGATATTCTAGCGATGTTTGAGCTTACTTAATTCGGGTGCGTCTTGTTGCACCTGTTCTTGGAGCTGACGATATTGATCTAAGCGCAACTTGGCTTTATCACGGAGCTTTTTCTTAATATAAAACACCAAAGCAAAGCTTGTCGTGGTTAGGGTCAAGAACAAGCTATTCATAAAGCTCATCATTGAACTGATATAACCAATAGTGGTAAGACGGTTGATCATACGGGTAACTTGAGGGCTACTTTCGACTCCAGTGATCGCCCATGTGCATAAATGTTCGCAGTTATTAATAATAAGATGGTAGTTATTTTCATGCATTCGTGAACGCATACGACGCACGACTTTACGACCTTTAAACTTTGCAGAAGCATATTCCTGAATCAGAATAGGGCGACCATTGCTAAAACGTTCAATGGACGTGATTTCAATCGGGTGCTTTTTAAAGAGATGGGCAAAGCCTGAATAATGAATGACACGTCCACGTCCGGCATAAATCCCATGATGGGTATAACCGAAATGTTTCACCATGAGGTGCGAACCTAAAGCAAAGCGTTGAGTGTGTTGCATAGACCTGCGTAAAATCATTGGCTAGCTGTGAAATGTGCGATAAGTGTAACGTTTTTTTTAGTTTTTAGCGATATCGCTGTTTAAATCATCAGGGTGGGAAAGGGGTGTATTAGATGAAAATGCGACTTAAATTAGCCTAAGTTTGAAATATACATCATTGGAAATACGATCAGAGACAAAGTGCTGTTTATGTGTGCTCAATAAAAAAGCATTTGTAAAAACAAATGCTTTTTTTGAAACTCAGATGCTGACTTATTGAAGCGGTAAGTGTTGAAGTTCATTCAACTCTTTACGGCTATAGCCACGAGATGCCAAAACCTTTTTGATGCCGACAATCATATCTTCATCAGTGGCTTTCGCCAACGCTTCTAAAAGCTGCTCATTCGACTTGCAGCAGCAGTCATTTTCGACACAAGCAATTTGATTCTTATGTCCGTTTTGTTGTTCGTTTGAGAACAATTTCTGCCAAAAACTCATAGAGCCTTCATACACAACCTAATCTAGGTTGAAATATAGCCAATTCTATAAATAAAGCAATATAGCGAATGTGATAAAAGCAGCACTTGATGTTGAGATTTTCCGATTGAGCATACGAAGTCAAACGATATTATAGTCAGCTGAGTATCTTGTATTTTTATAAGTGTATTATTTTAAAGGGAAATAAAAAGGAGCGAATGATCGCTCCTGAATGTTTCAATTTAATGTCTTGAAATAAATTGTTTAAATCTTTTCAAGTAAAACACCCGATTCCACATGATGGGTATAAGGGAATTGGTCAAACATCGCAAACTTGGTGATTTTATGGGTTTGACTTAATGTTTGTAGGTTGTCGTAAAGCGTATCGGGATTGCATGAAATATACAAAATACGCTCGAAACGTTGTAGTAGTTTCAATGTTGCGTCATCAATACCAGCGCGCGGCGGATCAACAAATACCGTATCAAACTCATAGCTGGTTAGATCAATATTGGCTTCTTGCAAACGACGGAATTCACGTTCGCCGTTGTATGCTTGCGTGAATTCTTCAGCAGACAAACGCGCCACTTGAATATTATCGATATTATTTTTTTCAATATTCCACTGTGCTGCATATACCGAAGATTTTGCGAGTTCGGTGGCTAACACACGACGGAATTTAGTTGAAAGTGGTAGAGTAAAGTTACCATTACCACAATACAGCTCAAGTAAGTCTTTGTCAGATTGGGTTGCAGCTGTACATGCCCATTCCAACATTTTTTGGCAAACTTCAGCATTGGGTTGGGTAAAACTGCTTTCAATTTGTTGGTATTGATATTTTGTATCAAAAACTTGTAATTCTTCGACAACGTATTCGTCAGAAACCACAAATTTCTTACCACGGCTACGACCAATCAATTTGATATTCAATTGTTCAGCCAAAGCTTTTGCTGCAGGCTCCCAACTTTCATCTAAGTGACGATGGTAAATCAGGGATACGAGCATTTCGCCTTTTAACGTCGCTAAGAAATGCACTTCAAATAAACGTGCACCAAGCAAAGAGTCGGCTTTAAATGCGCTTAATAGTTTTGGCATTAATGCATTAATACTTTTATCTGCAACGGGGAATTCATCAATGCGGATGACTTTTTTATTGTTATCAGCATCACGTTCAAACATGGCATAGAACAGATCATCTTCAGTATGCCAAATACGGAACTCTGCACGCATACGATAATAGTTTTCAGGAGACTCGAAAACTTCAAGGGCAGGAGGATTAAATTCGGCAAATTGGGCAGAAATGCGTTCAACTTTGGCATCAAGTTGTTGCTGATAAGATGAAGTCATATGCAGTAAAAATCGCAAGTATTTTAAAGCTCAAATGGTAGCAAAAAATTGCTGTTCTGCCTAAGACTATTCAACATCTCAGCCCTGAAAACCCCATAAAAAAGGTCAAATCTTCTGAGGAGCAAGATTTGACCTATAACAGTAAAAGTTAGAGCTTAAAAAAGTAAAGTTTATGAGCCTGACATTGTCATGAGGCTTGCATTACCACCAGCTGCAGCAGTATTAATGCTAA encodes:
- a CDS encoding lecithin retinol acyltransferase family protein — translated: MQHTQRFALGSHLMVKHFGYTHHGIYAGRGRVIHYSGFAHLFKKHPIEITSIERFSNGRPILIQEYASAKFKGRKVVRRMRSRMHENNYHLIINNCEHLCTWAITGVESSPQVTRMINRLTTIGYISSMMSFMNSLFLTLTTTSFALVFYIKKKLRDKAKLRLDQYRQLQEQVQQDAPELSKLKHR
- the trmA gene encoding tRNA (uridine(54)-C5)-methyltransferase TrmA gives rise to the protein MTSSYQQQLDAKVERISAQFAEFNPPALEVFESPENYYRMRAEFRIWHTEDDLFYAMFERDADNNKKVIRIDEFPVADKSINALMPKLLSAFKADSLLGARLFEVHFLATLKGEMLVSLIYHRHLDESWEPAAKALAEQLNIKLIGRSRGKKFVVSDEYVVEELQVFDTKYQYQQIESSFTQPNAEVCQKMLEWACTAATQSDKDLLELYCGNGNFTLPLSTKFRRVLATELAKSSVYAAQWNIEKNNIDNIQVARLSAEEFTQAYNGEREFRRLQEANIDLTSYEFDTVFVDPPRAGIDDATLKLLQRFERILYISCNPDTLYDNLQTLSQTHKITKFAMFDQFPYTHHVESGVLLEKI